Proteins encoded by one window of Swingsia samuiensis:
- a CDS encoding efflux RND transporter permease subunit: protein MIERFISWCFGRRNIVFFAAVLLAVLGSVAWRYLPVEAYPDLGAVNVQITTQQPGLAAEEMEQQVTVPLERVLSTVPEVVDSRSSSTFGLSLVTLIFRDGTNVFWARQQVETILASNPLPNGAQPTLGPITGPGGEIYRYTLESDDKNLMQLSDVQKWVVIPALMHVPGVVNVDNFGGYTREYQLVLNPSSLMRYNIGLEDVLGAIRNNNVNAGGGRVSRGEQSYIIRGVGMIHTLQDMGNIAVTQRNGVPIFIHDLGVVQFGHQVREGILGKNNNPDTIEGVVTMLSGKNPSQVLDNLHETVAKLQKQLAPQHIRIVPYIDRDNLVQSTTHKVMDTMVEGILLVLVILTLFLGSPRSAVVTAITIPLALSFVFVLMQAFGMAANLFSLGAIDFGVIVDGAIVITETILRLREDDPDQPLQAGKVLTVAKRAGHAIFSSTLVIILAYSPLFAFEGSEGKLFRPMAFTVSFALLGALLCALTLIPALSFLALRKPQHVWHNKPLEWLHERYSHWLGHFIDRPFVAYIGGIGALVAVVFLGSSIGREFLPNLDEGALWVQVQMPTGISLEKGEQIANEIRKAVNEFPETSYAITQLGRSDDGTDPWTPSHIEMPVGLKPYDQWPSGETKQQFVKRLRARLLKIPGIDFGISQPIQDNMSDLVGGAHSPLVLRVYGNDFEEMRRIGDEIVSILKKVPGTVDASIFQEPRIPQIGVDADRLSAARYGINVSDISDVVSFAIGDGSISTVYENDRYYNATLRIPRHDIQDLQVLRQFPVLTSQGSYIPLSQVAHIGLKMGESNIAHEMNHRQITIRVDNGQRPLSQYLADAQARIDQSVHFDQKKNSLEWAGTFQQQQRAQKRLSVALAIMFAMMLVLLFVEFGKIRQALLILSVVPLATMGGLIALHIRGETLNIATAVGFIALFGVAVQNGIIMISSINRYREEGRSVREATIIGAGERFRPVLMTATVASAGMLPAAMATGVGTDVQRGLATVVVGGLGIATLLTLFALPVYFSELEMWVERRNKKKTQSAHREGA from the coding sequence ATGATAGAACGTTTTATTTCATGGTGTTTTGGGCGCCGTAACATCGTTTTTTTTGCAGCTGTTTTGCTCGCAGTGCTGGGAAGTGTCGCTTGGCGTTACCTTCCTGTAGAAGCATACCCAGACTTGGGGGCTGTGAATGTTCAAATCACGACACAGCAGCCCGGGCTGGCCGCAGAAGAAATGGAGCAGCAAGTTACCGTTCCGTTAGAGCGGGTTTTATCAACTGTTCCTGAGGTTGTAGATAGTCGTTCATCCAGTACGTTTGGCTTATCGCTGGTCACGCTTATTTTTCGTGATGGAACAAATGTCTTTTGGGCTCGTCAACAGGTCGAAACCATATTAGCGAGTAATCCATTACCTAATGGAGCTCAGCCAACTTTAGGGCCAATTACAGGCCCAGGTGGAGAAATTTATCGCTATACATTAGAGTCAGATGATAAAAATCTGATGCAACTCTCAGATGTGCAAAAATGGGTTGTCATCCCTGCCCTGATGCATGTTCCTGGAGTTGTTAATGTTGATAATTTTGGTGGATATACACGCGAATACCAGTTGGTTTTAAATCCATCTTCTCTGATGCGATATAATATCGGTCTGGAAGATGTTTTAGGTGCTATTCGTAATAATAATGTGAATGCTGGTGGTGGCCGCGTTTCTCGTGGTGAGCAGTCTTATATCATTCGTGGGGTTGGAATGATCCATACCTTACAAGATATGGGAAATATTGCTGTTACCCAACGGAATGGTGTTCCAATCTTTATCCATGATTTAGGCGTGGTGCAGTTTGGGCACCAAGTTCGGGAAGGTATTTTAGGAAAGAATAATAATCCAGATACGATTGAGGGTGTCGTTACCATGTTAAGTGGTAAGAACCCCTCACAGGTATTGGATAATCTGCACGAGACCGTTGCAAAGCTTCAAAAGCAATTGGCACCGCAACATATCCGTATCGTCCCGTATATTGACCGGGATAACCTCGTACAATCTACGACGCATAAAGTCATGGATACGATGGTCGAAGGGATTTTGCTGGTTCTTGTTATTTTAACCCTTTTCTTAGGCAGTCCAAGAAGTGCGGTTGTAACGGCTATTACCATTCCGTTGGCCTTGTCCTTTGTGTTTGTGTTGATGCAGGCTTTTGGGATGGCCGCTAATTTGTTCTCTCTCGGTGCGATTGACTTCGGGGTGATCGTCGATGGTGCGATCGTTATTACAGAAACGATCTTGCGCTTGAGGGAAGATGATCCTGATCAGCCGTTACAGGCGGGTAAGGTTTTAACCGTTGCGAAACGTGCCGGCCATGCAATTTTTTCATCAACATTGGTTATTATTCTGGCCTATAGCCCTTTATTTGCTTTTGAGGGAAGCGAGGGCAAGCTTTTCCGCCCAATGGCTTTCACCGTTAGTTTCGCTCTGCTTGGAGCGTTATTATGCGCGCTGACATTAATTCCGGCTTTAAGCTTCTTGGCATTAAGAAAACCGCAGCACGTATGGCATAATAAGCCATTAGAATGGCTGCATGAACGATATAGTCATTGGCTAGGTCATTTTATTGATCGTCCGTTCGTTGCTTATATTGGTGGTATTGGAGCGCTTGTCGCTGTCGTTTTCTTGGGGTCGTCGATTGGTCGCGAATTCTTGCCGAACCTTGATGAAGGAGCGCTTTGGGTACAGGTTCAGATGCCGACAGGGATTTCTCTGGAAAAAGGTGAGCAGATTGCTAATGAGATTAGAAAGGCTGTCAACGAGTTTCCTGAAACCTCTTATGCGATTACACAACTTGGCCGTTCGGATGATGGAACAGACCCTTGGACACCATCTCATATTGAGATGCCTGTTGGCTTGAAGCCTTACGATCAATGGCCTTCTGGTGAAACCAAACAACAGTTTGTGAAGCGTTTGCGTGCGCGTTTGTTGAAAATACCCGGTATTGATTTTGGTATAAGTCAGCCAATTCAAGATAATATGAGTGACTTGGTCGGTGGTGCGCATAGTCCTTTGGTGCTGCGTGTTTATGGCAATGATTTTGAAGAAATGCGCCGCATCGGAGACGAAATTGTTTCCATATTGAAGAAAGTTCCTGGAACAGTTGATGCTTCGATCTTTCAAGAGCCACGTATTCCTCAAATAGGCGTAGATGCAGACAGATTGTCAGCAGCACGGTATGGAATCAATGTTTCTGATATTTCAGATGTTGTATCATTTGCTATTGGTGATGGGTCTATATCCACAGTTTATGAGAACGACCGCTATTATAATGCAACGTTAAGAATACCACGGCATGACATTCAGGATCTGCAAGTTCTCAGGCAGTTCCCTGTTCTGACGTCGCAAGGGTCGTATATTCCATTATCACAAGTGGCGCATATTGGTTTGAAAATGGGTGAGAGTAATATTGCTCATGAAATGAACCATCGTCAGATTACCATCAGGGTTGATAATGGCCAAAGGCCGCTTTCTCAGTATCTTGCTGATGCTCAGGCGCGTATTGATCAGTCCGTTCACTTTGATCAAAAGAAAAATTCTTTGGAATGGGCTGGAACATTTCAGCAGCAGCAGCGCGCTCAAAAACGTTTGAGTGTCGCTTTAGCAATTATGTTCGCGATGATGTTGGTGTTGCTGTTTGTCGAGTTTGGAAAAATTCGGCAGGCCTTGCTGATTTTAAGTGTTGTGCCTCTCGCCACAATGGGCGGATTAATTGCGCTGCATATTCGTGGGGAAACACTGAACATCGCAACCGCTGTCGGTTTTATTGCGCTCTTTGGTGTGGCCGTTCAAAATGGAATTATCATGATATCAAGTATTAACCGGTATCGTGAAGAAGGCCGTTCCGTTCGAGAAGCAACCATTATCGGTGCGGGAGAGCGTTTTCGTCCTGTCCTTATGACAGCAACTGTGGCGAGTGCTGGTATGTTGCCCGCAGCTATGGCTACCGGTGTTGGAACAGACGTTCAAAGAGGGTTAGCTACTGTTGTCGTGGGTGGTTTAGGTATTGCGACATTGCTGACGCTTTTTGCATTGCCTGTATATTTTAGTGAGTTAGAAATGTGGGTTGAGCGTCGAAATAAGAAAAAAACTCAATCAGCGCATAGAGAGGGAGCCTAA
- a CDS encoding Crp/Fnr family transcriptional regulator: protein MASVINPDDIIDKCINCVGRKYSICNAIEDCDLATLARESSRMSVSDGRSILEEGAPAHDFFVLTNGRVKLFTLLPDGRRQITAFAEEGYFLGLAAVKTYSFSAEALGDVHLCRFPHASMQRLVERFPNLEHRLREEASRELSLMQARMTLLGRKTARERLATFLVERGKLLTQKGNTGFQEINLPMPRTDIADYLGLTIETISRVFSAFKKDGLIKIQGVTHVKVLHPEKMLMISEGLE from the coding sequence ATGGCATCCGTAATTAATCCAGACGATATCATTGATAAATGCATTAACTGCGTTGGTCGAAAATACAGCATTTGTAATGCGATTGAGGATTGCGATCTCGCTACATTAGCAAGAGAGTCTTCCCGTATGTCTGTTTCGGATGGGCGATCTATTTTAGAAGAAGGCGCTCCAGCACACGACTTTTTTGTGCTTACGAATGGGCGCGTTAAACTCTTTACGCTGCTTCCTGATGGTCGTCGTCAAATAACGGCATTTGCTGAAGAAGGTTATTTCCTTGGACTAGCCGCAGTGAAAACCTATTCTTTTAGCGCCGAAGCTTTAGGGGACGTTCATTTGTGCCGTTTCCCTCATGCTTCTATGCAGCGCCTTGTGGAACGTTTCCCCAACCTGGAACATCGGCTAAGAGAAGAAGCATCTCGTGAACTCTCTTTAATGCAAGCCCGCATGACCCTTTTAGGGCGAAAAACAGCACGCGAACGGTTGGCAACATTTCTGGTTGAGCGCGGCAAGCTCCTGACACAAAAAGGAAATACAGGTTTCCAAGAGATCAACCTTCCTATGCCTCGCACGGATATTGCAGATTATTTAGGCCTCACAATTGAAACAATCAGTCGTGTTTTTAGTGCCTTCAAAAAGGATGGATTGATTAAAATTCAAGGTGTTACGCATGTAAAGGTCTTACACCCTGAAAAAATGTTAATGATTTCAGAGGGATTAGAATAA
- a CDS encoding efflux transporter outer membrane subunit, whose product MKRFLRYTTAIIATSYLAGCKVGPDYKRPDLPKGMDYQSTPLTNTSGRGTNAFDVSQHFQTGVDVPGKWWELFQNPVLNSFVEQALAHNQSLAGMQAGLKSAWEQRRIEGAGLYPTVSASFNPTRNKTSKALSPVPNSNLWLYSMHTAQLNIGYVPDLWGGVRRAIEAASAQAEIQRFQLEATAITLISNIVSTTINEASIRAQISATEDLIASQKETLNTLKARQRLGDASLQDVVTQLASVAQLEATLPPLRQQLAQTRDQLAVLAGVAPNSPLPEFYLEQYKLPNELPVSFPSALLEQRPDVRAAQAQIKSASAQVGVAIANRLPNLQLSATPGEVMDKMHDFFRPGYGNWTLSATLMQPIFQGGSLLHAERQAKDNLLQAKDNYEATVISAIQDVADTLYALKYDADTLEANQTNYDAAGRSLKIVKGQLRLGDVSELTVLQAQQAYAQARLSLVQAQSARFSDSVALFQSLGGGWWNRNDLGMSPKDQEKLGKSLWPW is encoded by the coding sequence ATGAAACGGTTTCTTCGTTATACAACAGCTATTATTGCGACCTCTTATTTGGCGGGGTGTAAAGTCGGCCCAGATTATAAGCGGCCAGACTTGCCAAAAGGAATGGATTATCAGTCAACTCCTTTGACGAATACGTCTGGGCGGGGGACAAATGCTTTTGACGTGTCACAGCACTTTCAAACGGGAGTAGACGTTCCGGGGAAATGGTGGGAGCTCTTTCAAAACCCTGTACTGAATTCATTTGTTGAACAGGCTTTAGCGCATAACCAGTCATTAGCGGGTATGCAGGCTGGGTTAAAATCTGCATGGGAGCAAAGACGTATTGAAGGGGCAGGGTTGTATCCAACTGTTTCTGCATCGTTCAACCCAACCCGAAATAAGACATCAAAAGCCCTTTCTCCTGTTCCCAACAGTAATTTGTGGCTCTATTCAATGCATACCGCACAGTTAAATATCGGTTATGTGCCAGACCTATGGGGCGGTGTGCGACGGGCTATTGAGGCAGCGAGTGCACAAGCTGAAATTCAACGTTTTCAGCTGGAAGCAACAGCGATAACGTTGATTTCTAACATTGTGAGCACAACGATTAATGAAGCGTCTATACGCGCTCAAATCAGTGCAACAGAAGATCTGATTGCGAGCCAAAAAGAGACCCTTAATACTCTTAAGGCTCGTCAGAGATTAGGAGATGCATCTCTTCAGGATGTTGTAACCCAACTCGCATCCGTGGCGCAGTTGGAGGCGACCTTGCCTCCATTGCGGCAGCAATTAGCTCAAACACGGGATCAGTTGGCTGTTCTTGCCGGTGTTGCTCCAAATTCGCCTTTACCGGAATTTTATTTAGAGCAGTATAAACTACCGAATGAGTTACCTGTATCTTTCCCTTCTGCCTTGCTGGAGCAAAGACCAGATGTGCGAGCTGCTCAGGCTCAAATCAAATCGGCGAGTGCTCAGGTTGGCGTTGCAATAGCAAATCGACTACCAAATCTTCAGTTGAGTGCGACACCGGGTGAAGTCATGGATAAGATGCATGACTTTTTTAGACCGGGTTATGGGAACTGGACGTTATCCGCTACTTTGATGCAGCCTATTTTCCAAGGTGGGTCTCTTTTGCATGCTGAGCGGCAAGCTAAGGATAATTTGTTACAGGCAAAAGATAATTATGAAGCGACTGTGATCAGCGCTATTCAGGATGTTGCCGATACACTTTATGCCTTAAAATATGACGCTGATACTTTGGAAGCTAATCAGACGAATTATGATGCTGCCGGGCGAAGCTTAAAAATTGTGAAAGGGCAGCTCAGGTTGGGGGATGTTAGTGAGCTGACTGTTCTTCAAGCCCAACAGGCATACGCTCAGGCACGTCTTTCTCTCGTACAAGCGCAGTCGGCTCGTTTTTCGGATAGTGTGGCGTTGTTTCAATCACTGGGTGGTGGTTGGTGGAACCGCAATGATTTAGGAATGTCACCTAAAGATCAAGAAAAATTAGGAAAGTCTTTATGGCCTTGGTAG
- a CDS encoding efflux RND transporter periplasmic adaptor subunit, with the protein MRFARVGALTLGLVGVVLILGFFLKGCFKSPVQLTSPEQPMFSHENGSIVVKENTPLQKRLEVAPVVVAPHVMGVQVPAQVMALPDHQVNVLAPVTGRILSVLVKLGQHVSKGQVLAIIAAGDLDQAWADDRRARAALDFAKRAYNRSRDVQGIGGNAVKDLESAHNDLLQAEAEAQRTSHRLQVLGSQSQYAARGQVPLVSPVDGVVSTTTMAPGQNITDATAVQMTLMDLSAVWVAAAVPENRVTALASATMVEATFPALPRQRCTGPIASRDPTLKADTRRLNVYVVCPNSEGVLRPGMYATATLDIPEDQVVLLPKSALLMNNDRTSVFIETAPRTFQRRDVAISYDDGDNVKVISGLKAGERIVTSGAILLNDD; encoded by the coding sequence ATGCGTTTTGCGCGCGTTGGCGCTTTGACCTTAGGTCTTGTTGGCGTCGTCCTTATTTTAGGCTTTTTCCTGAAAGGGTGCTTTAAATCCCCTGTTCAGTTGACGTCGCCAGAGCAGCCAATGTTTTCCCATGAGAATGGGAGTATCGTGGTGAAGGAAAATACCCCTTTACAGAAACGACTGGAAGTGGCGCCTGTCGTTGTTGCTCCTCACGTGATGGGCGTACAGGTTCCTGCTCAGGTTATGGCTTTGCCAGACCATCAAGTAAATGTGTTGGCACCTGTAACCGGCCGCATTTTGAGCGTTTTGGTGAAGTTGGGTCAGCATGTTTCAAAAGGTCAGGTTCTCGCGATTATTGCTGCGGGAGATCTGGATCAGGCGTGGGCGGATGACCGTCGTGCCCGTGCTGCACTTGATTTTGCAAAGCGTGCCTATAACCGATCACGTGATGTACAAGGCATTGGTGGAAATGCCGTTAAAGATCTGGAATCGGCTCATAATGACTTGCTGCAAGCAGAAGCAGAAGCTCAACGAACCAGCCATCGTTTACAGGTTTTAGGATCTCAATCGCAATATGCTGCGCGTGGGCAAGTTCCTCTGGTTTCTCCTGTTGATGGTGTCGTTTCCACAACGACCATGGCTCCAGGTCAAAACATTACAGATGCGACAGCAGTTCAAATGACGCTGATGGACTTGTCGGCTGTATGGGTCGCAGCTGCCGTTCCAGAAAATCGTGTAACGGCTCTTGCTTCTGCTACAATGGTAGAAGCGACTTTCCCAGCCCTGCCAAGGCAGCGGTGTACCGGCCCTATTGCTTCTCGGGATCCAACATTAAAAGCAGATACTCGCAGACTGAATGTTTATGTCGTATGCCCCAATTCGGAAGGTGTTTTGCGTCCAGGAATGTATGCAACAGCGACACTTGATATTCCAGAAGATCAAGTCGTTTTACTTCCTAAATCAGCTTTGCTGATGAATAACGACCGGACATCAGTTTTTATAGAAACAGCTCCTCGTACGTTTCAACGAAGAGATGTAGCAATCTCTTATGACGATGGCGACAATGTTAAAGTGATTTCTGGCCTGAAGGCTGGAGAGCGCATTGTAACAAGTGGTGCCATATTGTTGAACGATGACTGA
- a CDS encoding riboflavin synthase, with translation MFSGIIEKLGTVKTASLRDKAMDLTLETQFPDLELGESVAVNGVCLTVESCTPDGVATFHLSGETLSRTPLEQLKAGSRINLERAVSANTRLSGHIVQGHVDNVATLIYAEREGDSYALRVFVPQSLRQYVVEKGSITFDGISLTVNALHEGVTYHNQAGFEVGLTIIPHTWEHTNLSTLSVGDRISVEVDVFSKYVENLLRFSPNLGKATP, from the coding sequence ATGTTCTCAGGTATTATAGAAAAATTGGGAACGGTTAAAACAGCCTCCCTTCGTGACAAAGCTATGGATTTGACCCTTGAAACCCAATTTCCTGATTTGGAACTGGGCGAAAGTGTTGCCGTCAATGGTGTCTGCCTAACGGTTGAGAGCTGTACCCCTGATGGAGTGGCGACCTTCCACCTCAGTGGAGAGACTCTTTCCCGCACTCCGTTAGAACAACTCAAAGCGGGGTCTCGCATCAATCTGGAACGCGCAGTATCAGCAAATACCCGCCTTTCTGGGCATATCGTGCAAGGGCACGTCGATAATGTCGCGACCCTTATATATGCTGAGCGTGAGGGAGATTCTTATGCACTCCGTGTTTTTGTTCCACAAAGCCTCAGGCAATATGTGGTCGAAAAAGGATCGATTACCTTTGATGGCATCAGTCTCACCGTTAACGCGCTACATGAAGGCGTGACCTATCATAACCAAGCAGGTTTTGAAGTTGGTCTGACCATTATTCCACACACATGGGAGCACACCAATCTTTCTACGCTTTCTGTTGGGGATCGGATCAGTGTCGAAGTGGATGTTTTTTCTAAATATGTTGAAAACCTTTTGCGGTTCTCTCCCAACTTAGGAAAGGCTACACCATGA
- the ribD gene encoding bifunctional diaminohydroxyphosphoribosylaminopyrimidine deaminase/5-amino-6-(5-phosphoribosylamino)uracil reductase RibD, which translates to MIRHGFRAAINKATDTLGATAPNPSVGCTLLDKAGNILAVGAHPKAGEPHAEIMALSQAEKDGLLHKAHTALVTLEPCNHSGRTPPCSEALRNSPVKHVWIGAPDLNPQAAGGAKRLAEEPNGRSVFFLKDFPEMEDLSKDCQALIAPFSHRVLKQRPWISVKQALDENRSMIPPKGHKTFTSQSSLTLAHTLRRATDAIITGIGTVLADRPRFTVRHVKEHLNRKPRLLVVADRHGRTPLDWQKEVEQAGFEVIITKDIIKAPAELAQRGVNWAMVEAGPSLLKTFQDADLWDDWLTIEKRGAHDFIQLNSRGESPLRLLRETLCSQVL; encoded by the coding sequence ATGATCCGTCATGGGTTTCGTGCAGCGATCAACAAAGCAACAGATACATTAGGAGCAACAGCACCTAATCCTTCCGTTGGCTGTACTTTACTCGATAAGGCCGGGAATATTCTTGCTGTTGGAGCACATCCAAAAGCAGGAGAACCTCATGCTGAAATCATGGCGCTCTCCCAAGCTGAGAAAGACGGTCTGCTTCATAAGGCGCATACGGCTCTTGTTACGTTAGAGCCATGCAATCACTCAGGACGTACGCCTCCTTGTAGTGAAGCCCTTCGAAACAGCCCTGTAAAACACGTCTGGATCGGCGCTCCGGATCTTAACCCTCAAGCCGCAGGCGGAGCAAAACGGCTAGCGGAAGAGCCCAATGGCCGCTCTGTCTTCTTTTTGAAAGATTTTCCAGAAATGGAAGATCTCTCAAAAGATTGCCAAGCCCTGATCGCACCTTTTTCACATCGTGTTCTAAAGCAACGCCCTTGGATCAGTGTAAAGCAAGCTCTTGATGAAAATAGGTCTATGATCCCACCAAAAGGGCATAAAACCTTTACATCTCAAAGCTCCTTAACACTTGCCCACACCCTTCGACGCGCAACTGATGCCATCATTACAGGGATCGGTACGGTTTTAGCGGATAGGCCTCGTTTTACAGTTCGTCATGTGAAAGAGCACCTAAACCGCAAGCCAAGACTTCTGGTTGTAGCCGATCGGCATGGACGCACGCCCCTTGATTGGCAAAAAGAAGTCGAGCAAGCCGGCTTCGAGGTGATCATTACCAAAGATATCATTAAGGCTCCGGCAGAACTGGCACAACGCGGCGTCAACTGGGCGATGGTTGAAGCTGGTCCTTCCCTTTTGAAAACATTCCAAGATGCAGATCTATGGGATGACTGGCTCACAATCGAAAAACGTGGCGCTCATGATTTTATTCAACTCAATTCACGTGGGGAAAGTCCACTTAGACTCTTAAGGGAAACGCTATGTTCTCAGGTATTATAG
- a CDS encoding OmpW/AlkL family protein, producing the protein MKIVAVTLSTALAVASLSTHAFAEPVTSNVAAPMPQINIHAPIASGHCGLFQTCANTKIGLGKGDFIIRLSALGVLPNDHSSRIWLNGSPLPGHVKTTNQVMPELTFEYFFTDNLSVDLIAASTRHEIAGEGTPVGKVDVGSAWVLPPTVTFAWHFMPHKRFNPYLGVGATLAWFHNVSPAGGPLAQKLNIGVTGGPTINAGVDYQVVGNWFVNFDVKEMFMRVHAWTNDRGVAGENYLRAHDSLDPTTVAFGVEYRF; encoded by the coding sequence ATGAAGATTGTGGCTGTCACACTGAGCACTGCATTGGCAGTAGCTTCTCTTTCTACTCATGCCTTCGCAGAGCCGGTCACATCCAATGTAGCAGCGCCTATGCCTCAAATAAATATCCATGCACCTATTGCATCAGGACATTGTGGCCTTTTTCAGACATGTGCAAATACAAAAATTGGACTAGGAAAAGGTGACTTTATCATTCGGTTGTCGGCTTTAGGTGTATTACCAAACGATCATAGTAGCCGCATTTGGCTTAATGGCAGTCCTTTGCCCGGGCATGTTAAAACGACCAATCAAGTGATGCCTGAACTGACATTTGAATATTTTTTCACGGATAATTTATCGGTTGATTTAATTGCAGCAAGCACACGTCACGAAATTGCAGGTGAAGGCACTCCTGTTGGAAAGGTTGACGTTGGAAGTGCATGGGTTCTTCCGCCAACAGTCACTTTTGCTTGGCATTTCATGCCGCACAAACGGTTTAACCCATATTTAGGTGTGGGTGCCACGTTGGCTTGGTTCCATAACGTTTCACCGGCTGGTGGTCCGTTGGCTCAGAAGCTGAATATAGGCGTAACAGGTGGTCCAACCATTAATGCTGGTGTTGATTATCAGGTAGTTGGCAATTGGTTCGTTAATTTTGACGTGAAAGAGATGTTCATGCGTGTTCATGCGTGGACAAATGACCGAGGTGTAGCCGGGGAAAATTATTTACGCGCTCACGATTCTCTTGATCCTACAACGGTAGCTTTTGGTGTAGAATACCGGTTCTAA
- a CDS encoding entericidin A/B family lipoprotein, producing the protein MKKSIVRVALSLTLLAGASAALSACNTISGAGKDVSSAGHGVSRGADDTKAAIHKNL; encoded by the coding sequence ATGAAGAAATCAATCGTTCGCGTTGCTCTTTCCCTAACACTTCTTGCTGGTGCATCTGCAGCTCTTTCTGCTTGCAACACTATCAGCGGTGCAGGCAAAGACGTAAGCTCAGCTGGTCATGGCGTTTCTCGTGGCGCTGATGATACAAAAGCAGCTATCCACAAAAACCTCTAA
- a CDS encoding glucosyltransferase domain-containing protein, whose protein sequence is MDFINPLLFNDLKKRFFIFFVLFLFFVYPIIQENIYYIDDLGRSVYGYLALTGNGRPIGDWIWEIMSFSPNYVSNLAPLTQIISVSFLAIALSFLSRSWRFSVLNGSIALSFLVCSPFLLANLSYRFDSITMTAALALITIPFSLPQNISNAKRIVLTSLVILITSNVYQAALNAFLVLLCLNSTLQIIDYSNKQSISRFIQGIIAFITGLVLYKIEIAVTNITNYDPYTRAHLGMVHDVHSFLGNIKNCIRLAFNEFRHGNLERFLGACMILGIIATFTRVFIGVRNRNKNEITLSLFLTFLFLGLSVLSIAGLLSLLKFPVIVPRTMMSVGAVCAFAVTFIIGRSSPKNIYQCVPMALGMLMLFGQFVFAYAWGNAEGSQSHLDHQLARQIDEDLFTLSGRQTTYVRILGDQTPTSAYTQLILNQHPIFRFDLARALDGWAWGNTLLKTYNLPNNISVTTNESPDTKPTMKAALEIRNTCHFDKIISRVNYNLYKLNDNIVIDFTHACSQ, encoded by the coding sequence ATGGACTTTATTAATCCCCTTTTATTTAATGACCTTAAAAAGCGATTTTTTATATTTTTTGTACTTTTTTTATTCTTTGTCTATCCCATTATTCAAGAGAATATTTATTATATTGATGACCTTGGACGGTCCGTCTATGGCTACCTCGCTTTAACAGGAAATGGTCGCCCTATCGGAGACTGGATTTGGGAGATTATGAGCTTTTCTCCCAATTATGTATCTAATTTAGCACCATTAACCCAGATTATTTCTGTCTCTTTTCTTGCGATTGCTTTATCATTCTTATCTCGTTCTTGGAGATTTTCTGTATTAAACGGAAGTATTGCACTATCGTTTTTGGTTTGCTCGCCTTTTTTACTAGCAAATTTGTCTTATAGATTTGACTCTATTACAATGACAGCAGCCTTAGCTCTCATTACTATTCCATTTTCTCTTCCTCAAAATATTTCTAATGCTAAAAGAATAGTTCTAACCAGCTTGGTTATTCTGATTACTTCTAATGTATATCAAGCCGCACTTAATGCTTTTTTGGTTCTTTTATGTCTGAATAGCACTCTACAAATTATAGACTACAGCAATAAACAATCCATCTCTCGTTTTATACAAGGAATAATAGCCTTCATCACAGGGCTGGTTTTGTATAAAATTGAAATCGCTGTCACGAATATTACAAACTATGATCCCTATACACGCGCCCACTTAGGGATGGTTCATGATGTTCATTCCTTTTTAGGAAACATCAAAAACTGTATTCGTCTTGCTTTTAATGAGTTCCGACATGGCAACCTCGAGCGCTTCCTTGGCGCCTGCATGATTCTGGGAATAATAGCAACTTTTACCCGCGTTTTTATCGGCGTTCGTAATCGCAACAAAAACGAAATTACTCTTTCATTATTCCTAACCTTTTTGTTTCTCGGCTTATCCGTCTTATCAATCGCCGGTCTTCTTAGCCTTCTAAAATTCCCGGTTATTGTACCTCGGACCATGATGAGTGTCGGAGCAGTCTGTGCTTTTGCTGTAACCTTTATTATCGGTCGTAGCTCTCCTAAAAATATCTACCAATGCGTTCCAATGGCTCTTGGTATGTTAATGCTTTTCGGACAATTCGTCTTTGCATATGCTTGGGGAAATGCTGAGGGTTCACAGTCACATCTTGATCATCAACTGGCGCGTCAAATTGATGAAGATCTCTTTACACTCTCTGGCAGACAAACAACCTATGTGCGCATTCTAGGAGATCAAACACCGACCTCCGCTTACACGCAGCTCATTTTAAACCAGCATCCTATTTTCCGGTTTGATCTTGCTCGCGCCTTGGACGGATGGGCTTGGGGAAATACGCTTTTAAAAACCTACAATCTCCCCAATAATATAAGTGTTACGACAAACGAATCCCCAGACACAAAGCCTACAATGAAAGCAGCCTTAGAAATTCGTAATACATGTCATTTTGATAAAATAATTTCACGGGTGAATTATAACCTATATAAATTAAACGATAACATCGTTATCGACTTCACCCATGCCTGCTCCCAATAG